In candidate division KSB1 bacterium, the genomic stretch ACAACCGCCGTAAAACGCTTTCTCGAAAAAACAACTTTTTCAAAAAATCTTATTCACCCAACTCTACTCTTCCAACACCCTAAAATTCTGTCAGGAATTTTGGTGATGAAAGTGCTTGACAAGGACAATTAGCCATGACTGAAACCCCAACTTTGAAAACGGCCTTTCGGCAATTCGTGCGATTGCTTTGGCTGATCAAGCCTTACTGGCGGCCATTGATGAAAAGCATGATTCTTGGCCTGGTGTTCAGCGCCGTTGGCATGGCGACGCCTTATTTTTCCAAGCTGCTGATTGACGAAGTCCATCCCTCGCGGGACGTAACTTTTATGCACGTTCTCGTCGGCGGAATTCTTGCCGTTAGTGTCGTGTCAGCCGTCATGAAAAGCATTCAGGGTTATTACACTTTTTCCGTGAGCGCGCAGCTCGGCAACGCGATCAGCTTGATGTTCTTCAATCATCTGCAGCACCTCCGAGTAAAATTTTTTGATGCGCACCGGGTCGGTGAACTCACCAGTCGTTTTCAAGACGCGCGCAATTCATTGAATACCATCACGAATTGGTTCCAGACTTTATTTTCCAACGGCGTTTACTTGCTTCTGGTCCCGCCCTTTTTGTTCCTCATGGCATGGAAACTCGCTTTGCTGGCGCTGATTACCGTCCCTTTAAGCGTGCTGATCATCACCGCTCTTGGCCGCGCCGCGCGTCAATATTGGAAGCAAACCTTTTGTATGCCTTGAATACCGCGGCGTTGACCTGGTATGGCTGGACGCTGATTCTTTCGCAGCAAATGACTTTGGGCGAATACATTGCTTTTACTGCTTACCTCGGATTTTTATACAATCCGCTCACTCAGTTGGTCAATCTCTTGTCCGAATTTCAGCAATCCGCCGTCAGCCTTGGCCGCATGTTCGAGTATTTGGATAAGCCGGCGGAACAAAATCCGTTGGCCGTGTACGCGCCGCTTGCGCCGATTCAATTTCATTTTAACGGTGATTTCCGCCTGCAAAGCATTTCATTTGGATATTCGCCGAATCAAAAAATCCTGCGTAATATCAATTTAAATATCCACGCAGGTGCGATCACGGCAATTGTCGGCCCGAGTGGCTCGGGAAAAACTTCCTTGCTGCGCCTGCTCACCAGGATGGAGGAACCCGATGTCGGCCAGATTTTTATTGACGGTATTTCACTCGCGCAGATATCCTTGTCAGATTTGCGCCGACAGATTTCCGTTGTGTGGCAGGAAGTCAGTCTGATCAAGGGCAGCTTGTGGGAAAATTTGACCTTGGGAAGTGAGAATCCCTCCCGCGAAGCCGTGAACGAGACGATTCACTTGTGCCGTCTTGAGGAGTTGATCACGAGTCTGCCGAAGGGATTTGAAACGACCATCGCCGAATGGGGCGCCAGTTTGTCCGCTGGACAGCGGCAACGCCTGGCGATCGCCCGCGCTTTGATCCGCCATACGCCGGTCTTGATTTTGGATGAAGCGACTTCCAATATCGACGTGCAGACGGAAATGGAAATCCTGCATGATCTTTTTTTACAATTAAACGGAAAGACGATTATCTTTGTCACGCATCGCCTGGCTTCAGCGTCGTTGGCCGATCAGGTTTGCCTGCTGGAAGCAGGACAAATTGCCGGAGTGGGAACTCATCATGAATTGCTCGGCAGCAATGCGGCTTATCGAAAAATGCATGGCCTATCATCGCCGCTGGCTCGCGACGACCATCACCTGCGCATGGTCCAGCACGGTTAATTTCTCATTAAACCGATTTTGAATTTGGCATTAATAAAATCCCGCCATGAATAAAAATGGTCAAATCATGGAAGAGGCGCCGGCGCTGCAGTTGCCCGAATTGGAGCCTGTTCGTAACGCCGGCACGCGTTTGGTCAACCGCGCCGTGAGCGTGTCTTTGCTTTTGTTGGCGTCGCTTTTTACGGTTGGAATCATCGTCGCTTTGATGGTCGAAATCGATATCACCATCAAAGGCAATGGCACGTTGGAACCCACAACGATATGGCCCATTCACAGTCAAGAATCCGGCCTGATTCAAGAAGTTTTTGTGAAAACCGGAGATACCGTTAGCGTCGGGCAAACGCTGGTTCGCCTCGATTCGCTGTCGCTGGAAAATGCGCTAAACCAACTCCGCGCCGAGTTGGAGCTAAAGCGCATTGAATATCAACGCACAAAATCTTTAGCAAAGCTTGAAGCGCGCCGGCAATCCGATTTATTGGCACAAGCGCGAGCGCGGCTCATTAAAGCCAAAGCCGCATATCGGAAAAGCCTGGCCGAAAACGGATTCAATGCGAACAGCGACTCGATGTTAAGCTCGTATGTCATTGGCAAACACGTTGGAATTGACGTTGCTCATGCCGATGTTCTCGCGGCGGAAGCGGACGTTCATTATAATGACGCTCAAGCCGAGTTGCTGAGTGTGCATCGAATGAATATAGAAAAACAGCGCGTGGAACTGGAACAATTGGAGAAACAAATTCATACCATGAGCGAACGCTTGCGACGGTTGTGCATCAACTCTCCGGCCGCGGGGATAGTTTTAACCGAACAGCTCGAGCGTTTACACGGCGCTTACGTTCGCGAAGGCGAGCTTCTGCTCGAGCTGGCCGATCCGGAGCAGTGGCAAGTTACGCTTTACGTTACAGAACGGGATATTTACCGCATTCACGCGGGCGATGTTGTCAAGGTGGAAGTGAAAGCGCTCCAATCTTTGGATGCCGATTTGTTGTATGGCCGCGTCGCCTCCGTCGGGGTTGAGCCGATGGCGCCAAATCAAAAAACCAATCCGGCGTTTGCCGGCCTTTATCGCGTTACGGCGCTCCTCGATCATCAGCCGCTGGACATTCTCGGACGCGAAAAGTTAAAGCGCGGATATTCCGTTCGTGGAATGATTATCACGCAGTCGGGAAAAATGATCACGCTCTTATGGAATTATTTCAAAGAAAAAACGCCGAGCATGTTTTGAAAGAGGAATTGCACGCGCCGACGGGGCAGGGTGTTCGCATTGGCGTTATCGACAGCGGTTGGGATCGCAGCTTGGCCGATCCGCGCATAAAAAAAGGCGTCGGGTTTGTCGATCCCTTTGACGAGCTGGCCTTGCAACAATCAGATGACGATCACGACCGCATCGGCCACGGCACGGCCTGCGCCGATCTCATTTTGCAAATTGCGCCCAACGCCGAGATATTTCCTCTGCGTGTCTTTGGCCACCGCTTGGAAACCTCCGTTCCGATCTTAACGGTGGCGATCAAATGGGCAATGGAGCACCAGCTTCGAGTATTAAATCTCAGTCTCGGAACTCACCTTGCCAACGCGATACGTCCACTTTACGCAGCGTGTGAGTTGGCTCGGCGCAATGGCCTGATCATCGTCGCTGCTGCACA encodes the following:
- a CDS encoding ABC transporter transmembrane domain-containing protein, giving the protein MTETPTLKTAFRQFVRLLWLIKPYWRPLMKSMILGLVFSAVGMATPYFSKLLIDEVHPSRDVTFMHVLVGGILAVSVVSAVMKSIQGYYTFSVSAQLGNAISLMFFNHLQHLRVKFFDAHRVGELTSRFQDARNSLNTITNWFQTLFSNGVYLLLVPPFLFLMAWKLALLALITVPLSVLIITALGRAARQYWKQTFCMP
- a CDS encoding ABC transporter ATP-binding protein/permease is translated as MYALNTAALTWYGWTLILSQQMTLGEYIAFTAYLGFLYNPLTQLVNLLSEFQQSAVSLGRMFEYLDKPAEQNPLAVYAPLAPIQFHFNGDFRLQSISFGYSPNQKILRNINLNIHAGAITAIVGPSGSGKTSLLRLLTRMEEPDVGQIFIDGISLAQISLSDLRRQISVVWQEVSLIKGSLWENLTLGSENPSREAVNETIHLCRLEELITSLPKGFETTIAEWGASLSAGQRQRLAIARALIRHTPVLILDEATSNIDVQTEMEILHDLFLQLNGKTIIFVTHRLASASLADQVCLLEAGQIAGVGTHHELLGSNAAYRKMHGLSSPLARDDHHLRMVQHG
- a CDS encoding HlyD family secretion protein, yielding MNKNGQIMEEAPALQLPELEPVRNAGTRLVNRAVSVSLLLLASLFTVGIIVALMVEIDITIKGNGTLEPTTIWPIHSQESGLIQEVFVKTGDTVSVGQTLVRLDSLSLENALNQLRAELELKRIEYQRTKSLAKLEARRQSDLLAQARARLIKAKAAYRKSLAENGFNANSDSMLSSYVIGKHVGIDVAHADVLAAEADVHYNDAQAELLSVHRMNIEKQRVELEQLEKQIHTMSERLRRLCINSPAAGIVLTEQLERLHGAYVREGELLLELADPEQWQVTLYVTERDIYRIHAGDVVKVEVKALQSLDADLLYGRVASVGVEPMAPNQKTNPAFAGLYRVTALLDHQPLDILGREKLKRGYSVRGMIITQSGKMITLLWNYFKEKTPSMF
- a CDS encoding S8/S53 family peptidase produces the protein MELFQRKNAEHVLKEELHAPTGQGVRIGVIDSGWDRSLADPRIKKGVGFVDPFDELALQQSDDDHDRIGHGTACADLILQIAPNAEIFPLRVFGHRLETSVPILTVAIKWAMEHQLRVLNLSLGTHLANAIRPLYAACELARRNGLIIVAAAHASRASSYPSIFENVIGITAGHFNSPFEYSYRKNEAIECAAKGGEQMVLWLGGQKVPRQGTSFAAPHISGIVALFLERYPHARLENIRELLALYAIG